Part of the Centroberyx gerrardi isolate f3 chromosome 11, fCenGer3.hap1.cur.20231027, whole genome shotgun sequence genome is shown below.
TTAAACTGCTAACGTTATGTATGTCTGAAATACTGTTGCTTCAGTGGCAACTGACTAGACAGCAGCAACGTTAAGTGGCTGACTACCAAGCACACCCAGTTAGCGATTAGCTAACGGTAACGTCTACTGCCTGTATACTCATCTGTCAGAACTGGGCTGTGGCGCTGAGTGTTGAGTGCACCTCAGCTGACGAGTGCTGGTCAGAGATGTTGGATGCTTTCTGTTTTAAGTGTAAAAGCTTGCCGTTACACATCTTTAGCTGTTGTTAAACGTTACCTTATTTGGCACGCCAAGAGTGAGTCGCTGTCAGGACAAGGCGTTGCCTGGGCTTGGTCTGCACATTTTGAGATTCTGAAATCGCAGCCCCGAGTCCCAGGATAAAAGGAGAACTGCATTAAAATCTCTCGATATGAGTTGCGTTGAATTTTAGTAATGATTAATAAGAGTCCAATTGACAGTCCTTGTCTGACATGGACACTAATCAAATCTAATGCACCATCTTTGGATACTCATGACAATTGACTGATGTTATTGTTCCATCCAGCACTATTCAGGTCTTGAAGAGGCAGTCTTCCGTAATATCCGCGCCTGTAAGGAGTTGGCTCAGACCACACGCACCGCTTATGGGCCAAACGGTAAGCACTCTCATCCAACAATAAGATCTATTCATTAAAGTATTTGTCAATACTACAGCTCTTAAAATGTTGAATAGGAAAGATCTGAACCAAGGGAATATTTGAATCCACTTGGCATTAGTAATGGGTCTGCtgatacattgttttttttcaggcaTGAATAAAATGGTCATCAACCACTTGGAGAAGCTGTTCGTCACCAACGATGCTGCAACAATTCTCAGAGAGCTTGAGGTGAGGAAATCTTACACTTTTGTGCAGCGTATTTCTGTTGAATGattaataatttaaataaaatgtaactgttttcttgaatgtcatttttttcaggTGCAACACCCTGCAGCCAAGATGATTGTGATGGCATCCCACATGCAAGAGCAGGAGGTCGGAGACGGGACGAATTTTGTCCTGGTGTTTGCTGGCGCTCTCCTGGAGCTGGCTGAAGAGCTGCTCAGAATGGGCCTGTCTGTGTCAGAGGTAAACACATCTCATTGTATGGGTCATACTATATTCTGTTAGTGATTTATCTGGCACTGTTATGTGAAAATCATTATTCTGTTGTGATTTACATGTGTAGATTATATGGTGATGCAATGTTGAGGTTTTGTGATGGAAAGGGTTTAATGAAAACGCTTGAGCATCAGATAATCTAAGGACATTTGCACCAGATTATAGGCGTTTTACAATCCACTACGATGCAAAATTCTCAATCATGATCTTTACTTTATACATATAGGCCAACTCATTAAGGAAGAGTACAGTGCAGAATACAGTTAATGCATAACATGGAGCCTACTTATTTGCTTCTGTCCAATCTGTCAGCATCTTAGTTAAGTTATGAACAAGGCTATGTGTTCATCTTTAACTTGACTTGTCTAATGATGTCGAGGTATTGAAATGGCTGAGATATGGTCCAAGGAAGTGGCCGAACTATAATGAGATGCTGTATTTGCTCACTGTCTCCATTGCACTCTGCCATAGGTGATTGAAGGCTATGAGATGGCATGTAAGAAGGCTCTGGAGATCCTgccagaatgtgtgtgttcctcagccAAGAACCTCCATGATGTTGACGAGGCGTCAGCTCTTATCCGTACGGCAGTCATGAGCAAACAGTACGGCAACGAAGACTTCCTTTCTAGCCTCATCGCTCAGGCCTGTGGTGAGTCAGACATGGAGACTATctgtatataaaataaaaaagataattCACTTGGCTGAAGTATTCATCTTTTATTTGTCTAACATCTTTGTTTCCGTTGGTGCTGCAGTCTCCATCTTCCCGGAATCCAGCAGCTTCAATGTTGACAGCGTCAGAGTATGCAAGATCTTGGTAAGTAACGTTGTCCATTTTAAGAGAATTAGTGGGTGGGTGTTTGCCTCTTAAGTTAATGTCTCTGGTGTCTTCAGGGTTGTGGGTTGACGGCCTCCTCCATGCTGCACGGCATGGTGTTcaagaaggagacagagggagacatcACATCAGTTAAAGACGCCAAGATTGCAGTCTTCTCCTGCCCCTTCGACTGCACGGTGACAGAGACCAAGGTGAGAAAACCTGCCTTTGTGTTTTGGTACAGTCTGACTAACAAAACCTCAAACTGAAGGACAAATAGGCTTTCGTTTGTACAAATGGACTCTGCTCTCCCTACTCACTTGGCACTTTGGTTAGTCTCACATTAGCCCTGTATAATTGGCCATGTGGTCTGAATATTTGTTTTCTAGTCCTTGGTTTGAAAAATGGGATTATTTTGTTTAGGACAACAAGAGTCATATTTCAGTTTGAACACAAGTGGTATTCCCTTTAAACTTAAtagcaaatgtttttttcagtgtaggTTTTAATCTCCTgcttttaaaatataaaatgggTACTTACCTCTACTTGTGAAAGATTGCATGTAATAGAAATCAGACCTAGGTTCATGACGTTGCTCTGATGTAAAAAGAAATTATGGGTAGGATTTATGCGAGctgaacagagggagggagcttGGTGTTGGTGGATGGTAGCCAAATGCTTTAAGGCAGCAACTGACTACACAGTATTTGAGAATGGAGCAATGGAAAACAAAGAAGCAGTGATAGAATAGGCTCTTACCAGTCAAGCAGATTTTATCATCATACTTTCTGTAATTTTTTGGGATCCTTCCATCTTCTTTGAAATCACAGGCACGCTTAAGACGACCTAACACAACTTGGCAGAGCCTCAAATAGCCTCAAGAAGATGTCAGTTAAAATGTGATTCTACCAAGTGCCGGTTGAGTAAACAGCTGTTCAGGGTTTAAAGGAAGAGTGGAGAAAGATGATTTTGGGTTATTAGGtgtgaaaatattattttttgtgaattttttttGAGTTATGTCGTCTCTGGACTGCTTTATGGTTGGGTCTCTGAGCAACTGAAGTCCTTTTTACTTCAAGGGGTCAACAAGGAAATATGATAATATACTCTGACCGCCAAGTTATTGATGTAAGTGTTAATCACGGTGTTCTCTTTCCCTCAGGGCACAGTGCTGATAAAGAGCGCCCAGGAGCTGATGAACTTcagtaagggagaggaggacatgATGGAGGCGCAGGTGAAGGGCATCAAGGAGGCCGGTGTCAACGTGGTGGTGACTGGGGGCAAGGTGGCCGACATGGCACTGCACTACGCCAACAAGTACAAGCTCATGGTGGTCAGGTAAGAGCAAGATTACTTACTGATAATCAATTGAAATGATCATTATCAAGTAATTGGAGCGAAAAGGACCTACATTTTGAGTTTTACATCTCAAGATCTGTCTCACACCAAAGGCACCTAGCTAGAGCCAAAACTGAATTGGCcaaaaaaaatgattgtaacTTAATATAACTTAGACATTTTGTAGAGATGTTAAttcaaagtgccttacagtgcTTTTATGAGGCATACAATCCAAAGTATGGATGACCCCAGTGGGAGCTAACCCCATGTTAGTGCCACGCTTTACCTATCATGAAACAGCACCCTATTTAAAGGTGTTGGAGATGTCGAATTTGCAAAAATTGTAGACTAcacatactactactattgctattacttCTTGAGGGACTTCTATATACTCAAAAGTTGAGGGGAAAGACATAATTTAATATCACAATACTAGACACAAGTACTTGGACACACCCCCAGATCTAGGCATTCAGTCTGGTAGTACATGCACAATTGACACTTAGCCTCTATTGTGGAGAGGTGAACTTAGTTTTTGGCATTGGTAAATGTGAGATTGCAGTTGGTTGGTAATGCTAGTGAATGCTAATGTTCGTGCTAGTTCTCCTCAACCATACGAGACACTGTAGCAATGTTCAGTAACTTCCTCTTATTTCCCCCTCAGGCTCAACTCCAAATGGGACCTGAGGAGGTTATGCAAGACCGTGGGAGCTGTAGCACTTCCCAGGATGGTGAGTGCCAACACTCACGGTTCAAATCTACTGAAATGTGTATAAAAACGATACGGACCATCCCACCATATATAATGCTACTTCTCTCCTTTCCCAGACCGCTCCTACTCCAGAGGAGATGGGTCACTGTGACAACGTCTACCTGACAGAGGTGGGAGACACCCAGGTGGTCGTCTTCAAACACGGTAAAACACTCACACTGTCTTTTCTCCAGTCATGTGGCTGTATATGTTTCTTTTTAAAGCAGTTCTGTTGTTGGGCACACTGAGAGTGTTTTATACTCTCAACTGTTTAAACAGAGAAGGAGGATGGTGCCATCTCAACACTGGTGATCAGAGGCTCCACTGACAACCTGATGGATGACATTGAGAGGGCCGTTGATGATGGAGTCAACACCTTCAAGGTTCTGGTCAGGGTAAGTCAAAGGCTAAACCAatgtagtttttttgttttgtttgtgttttttgggtgGGGGCTTGGTATTGATTTTGGTAACTGGGAATGTAAATTAAAGATATCTgcctgttttttaaaaaaaaaagaaagaaaaaaatcttttgtGATTGCAAAAAAGATGGATGTCTCAGTGGAAAGTATCCCCTACATTTCTCATATTTCTCTCAAGGAGTAATAATGATACGATGATGAAGTTATAGTGAAGGTTATTTCACTGCTATTTCAATTTGTTGATGGTGTAATTAATATTGGTGATAATATAAAATTATAGCCTACGTCAGATTCACAGTATTCTAAAACATGGTAACATACATTTAGGggttttgtgtgattttgatttatttttttcccctaatgTCCAGTGCAGATATGAACATCTTGTAAAATCATTCAGATGTTGcaggcattttttgccttttattttaTGAATATGTTTAGAATTTATGCTTGTACCATTAAATCTTTGAAAGGCCAACATTGGCCAATAGTAGGCCGGTTTGTGACGCCCAACTCTGTACCACCGAGTCTTACCCTTGAGGTTTTGTTATTTACACTCTGGCCCGCACAACAGCCAGCCTAAATCTTGGCTGTGTCAATCTTATTTCCCTTCTTCAGGACAAGCGCCTGGTACCTGGAGCTGGAGCCACTGAGATCGAGCTGGCCAAACAGATCACTTCTTACGGAGAGGTACGCAGATTTGAGTGCATTTGCTGAGATAGACCGAGTTCAGACAAGCACATCATTTGCctgttttttgtcttgtttttaccATATCGACAATTGATGAAACGGATTGATTCTCATACAGAAACatgtcctcctcttctctctctgcagtcctGCCCGGGTCTGGAGCAGTATGCGATCAAGAAGTTCGCCGATGCCTTTGAGGCCGTGCCCCGCGCCCTGGCTGAGAACTCCGGCGTGAAGGGAAGCGAGCTCATCTCCAAACTGTACGCTGTGCATCACGAGGGAAACAAAAACATGGGCTTCGACAttgaggtgtgtatgtgttatatTTGTATGACCTGCTcattagaaaatgaatggggaaaGAGGCAAAGgtgacacaaaaaaaacaatttctta
Proteins encoded:
- the cct8 gene encoding T-complex protein 1 subunit theta: MALHVPKAPGFAQMLKDGAKHYSGLEEAVFRNIRACKELAQTTRTAYGPNGMNKMVINHLEKLFVTNDAATILRELEVQHPAAKMIVMASHMQEQEVGDGTNFVLVFAGALLELAEELLRMGLSVSEVIEGYEMACKKALEILPECVCSSAKNLHDVDEASALIRTAVMSKQYGNEDFLSSLIAQACVSIFPESSSFNVDSVRVCKILGCGLTASSMLHGMVFKKETEGDITSVKDAKIAVFSCPFDCTVTETKGTVLIKSAQELMNFSKGEEDMMEAQVKGIKEAGVNVVVTGGKVADMALHYANKYKLMVVRLNSKWDLRRLCKTVGAVALPRMTAPTPEEMGHCDNVYLTEVGDTQVVVFKHEKEDGAISTLVIRGSTDNLMDDIERAVDDGVNTFKVLVRDKRLVPGAGATEIELAKQITSYGESCPGLEQYAIKKFADAFEAVPRALAENSGVKGSELISKLYAVHHEGNKNMGFDIEGEGPAVKDMLEAGILEPYLVKHWGIKLATNAAVTVLRVDQIIMAKPAGGPKAPQGKKDWDEDD